The sequence GGGCTGGAAGTGCCTTGGGTTCGCGATCACCCAGCCCCAGTCGTACCAGTATCGATATCGACTCGGCGGGTCTCCCATGCCCGTCTCCGTCAACCATTTTCCGGAGGACGTGCCGGAGGATCGCAGGTGGGCCGCCTATGCGCGAGGCGACCTCGACGGGGACAATACGCACGCGTGGTTCGCGCTGGACGGCTACATGAAGGACGGGCAGGTGGTGTTCGCCAGCACGATCGGCACCATCGACCCGGATGAGTAGGCGGCGCCGCCATGGACACCGCAGCTCTCCACACGCTCTTCGGTGCCCTGTCGTCGCGTCGCGGCGGCGATAGCACCGCGATCGAGCTCCCGGGCGCGGACCTCGCGGCCGCGCACCTGCGCTGCGCCGACCTCCAGGGCGCGAACCTCGCGGGTGCGCGCCTCGACGGGGCCAAGCTCACCGGCGCGAACCTCGGGGGGGCGCGGCTCGACGCCGCGTCGCTCGTCAACGCCGACCTCACCGGGGCCGACCTGCGCTGGGCCGATCTCTCGGGGGCGCTGCTCGGCGGGGCGCTGCTCGCGGCCGCGGACCTGCGCGGGGCCAAGCTCCCGCGCTCGTTCTCCTCGGCGGGCTCGCTCGTGGGCGCGCGCGTCGATCCGTCGGCGTGCGCGCGCTCCGGCTTCGACGAGGAGGCCATCCTGGCGCTGGCGAGCGCGGGCGCGTCGTTCGACGACATCGCGTCGTTCCCTTCGCCGCTGCGCGACGCCCTCGCGAGCGCCGACGCGGTCCCCGAGAGCGCGGAGCGGAGCCGTCTCCCCGCAGCGCCGGACTCGCGGCGGATGGAGGCGGCGCCGGACTCGCGGCGGATGGAGGCAGCGCCGGACTCGCGGCGGATGGAGGCAGCGCCGGACTCGCGGCGGATGGAGGCAGCGCCGGACTCGCGACGGATGGAGGCGGCGTGGTCATCGCAACGGATCTCGGCGCCACCCGAGTCGCAGCGGATACCCGAGTCGCAGCGGATGTCCATCGCGACCGACGGGCCTCGCCAGGGCGCGGCCGCCAGCGCCTCGCGCCGCGCTGCCGGTGAGCGCGAGGCTCCGCCGGTCCGCCGCCCCGGCGTGTCCGGTGGCCCTACGAGGGCGCCAGACTCGCCCTTGCTCGCGCGGCCGACCGAGCTGCGCCTCGCGCTCGCCGGCGGCGCATTGCTCCTCGTCCTCGCGGCCGCCGTCGCTCTGGCCAAGATCCCTCCGCACGGCCTCCTCGTGGTAGCGCACGCCGGCAGCGTGCTGGGCGCGGCGCTCATGACGTTCGCGCTGCCTCTCTTCGGTACCGAGCGCGACGCCGCGCGCTCCCTGGGCGCCCGCCTCGTGCTCGCCGCGCTCGCCGCGACGCTCGTCTACGGCCTCGATCCGTCGCGCCTCGCGGTCTTCCGGCTGCGCGCCACGCTCGCCTCGGGCGACGCCGCGCAACGGTCGGCCGCCGTACGCCTCCTCGCGCGGAGCGGTCACCGCAGCTTCGAGGGGCTGGATCTGTCGGGGCTCGACCTCTCCCGGGCCGATCTCACCCAGACCAGCTTCCGGAACGCGCGCCTCGCGGGGGCGGACCTCTCGAACGCCGCGCTGATGGAGTCGACCTTCGGGAGCGCCGATCTGACCGCTGCCAACCTCCGAGGCGCCGACCTCACCGGGAGCGACACAGAACAGGCGATCGGCTGGGAGCTCGCGGCGTGCGATGCGGCGACCGAGCTGCCCGACGACAGCGCGTGCCTGCTGGGACACCCGGCGCGGGCAAGCCAGCCCTCGGGCGACGCCGCCGCGCGCTCCGCGCACGAGGGCGCCGCGCCGGCGGGAGCGCCGTAACGGGCGGCGATCGACGGTCGCGGCCCGGATCGCCCTGGAGGTCGGGCGCCGCGCCGGCCGGACGTCTGGATGTCCGTCGCCAGGCGTCTGGCGGCTCGGTCACGGCAGCGACGTCAGCCCGGACGGCGCGCCGCCGCGCGGGCCGCCGCCGCATCGTCGACCGCGAGCGCCTCCTCGGCGATGGCGGCGAGATCGGCGAACGACGCACCGGCGAGCGCGTCCTCCACCGCGTCGAACGCGGAGGCGCACATGCTGAGGCGCGTGACGCCGAGCCCGACGAGGAGCGGCGCGACGCCGGGATCGCCGGCGGCCTCGCCGCACACAGAGACCGGCCGCCTCGCGGCGTGCCCCGCCTCCACCACCGCGCGCACGAGCCGCAGCACGGCCGGGTGCGCCGGATCCGCGAGCGCGTGCAGCCGGGGGTGACCGCGCTCGGCCGCCAGCGTGTGCTGCGTCAGATCGTTGGTCCCGATGCTGAAGAAGTCCGCCTGGCGCGCGAGGCGCTCCGCCATGAGCGCCGCCGACGGCACCTCGACCATGATGCCCGTGGCCACGGGCCAGCGGTGCGCCGCGCCCGTCGCCGCGAGCGCCTCGTGCGCGCGCTCCAGCGCGGCGCGCACGGCGCTCACCTCCGCGGCGGTCGAGACCATCGGGACCAGCACCCGGATGTCATGGCCGCGCCCAGCGACGAGGATCGCGCGGAGCTGCGCCTCGAGCAGCGCCGGCCGCGCGAGGGAGAGGCGGACGCCGCGGACGCCCAGGCTGGGGTTCGCCTCGGCCTCGAGCTCGAGGTACGGCAGCGCCTTGTCGCCGCCGACGTCGAGCGTTCGGACCACGATCGGAGCGCCGGCGAACGCCGCGAAGATCTCCGCGAGCAGCTCCGCCTGCTCGGCCTCGCCGGGCTCGTCCACGCGGTCCAGGAACAGCATCTCGGTGCGCAGGAGCCCTATCCCGAGGGCGCCGGCCTCGCGCGCGGCGCGCGCGTCCGAGGCGCCAGCCACGTTCGCCCAGAGCTCGACCTCGCGGCCGCAGGCGAGGCGCAACCGGCCGTCCCGGGCGCCTGGCGGCCGCCGTGACGCACGGAGGGCCGCCTGCCGCCGCTCGAGCTCGATCGTGGTCTCGGGATCCGGGTCGAGCCACACCTCGCCGGTCGCACCGTCGAGGCCGGCGCGCGCGCCGCCGATGTCCGGCACCAGCGCCGCGGCCCCGGCGACCGCGGGGATGCCGGCGCTCCGCAGCAGGATGGCGGCGTGCGAGGTGGGACCGCCGCGCCGGTCGATGACGCCGAGCACCCGCCCCGGTTCGAGCCGCGCGGCCTCCGACGGCGTGAGGTCCTCGGCCACGACGACGGCCGGCGGACCTTCGGGCAGCACCGCCGCGGCGCCGCCGAGCAGGGCGCGCACCACGGCGTCGCCCACGTCGTGGACGTCGGCCTCGCGCGCCCGCAGGTACGGGTCGTCGAGCTGCCGGTAGATCGCGGCCGCAGCGTCGATCGCCTGGCGG comes from Sorangium aterium and encodes:
- a CDS encoding pentapeptide repeat-containing protein, translating into MDTAALHTLFGALSSRRGGDSTAIELPGADLAAAHLRCADLQGANLAGARLDGAKLTGANLGGARLDAASLVNADLTGADLRWADLSGALLGGALLAAADLRGAKLPRSFSSAGSLVGARVDPSACARSGFDEEAILALASAGASFDDIASFPSPLRDALASADAVPESAERSRLPAAPDSRRMEAAPDSRRMEAAPDSRRMEAAPDSRRMEAAPDSRRMEAAWSSQRISAPPESQRIPESQRMSIATDGPRQGAAASASRRAAGEREAPPVRRPGVSGGPTRAPDSPLLARPTELRLALAGGALLLVLAAAVALAKIPPHGLLVVAHAGSVLGAALMTFALPLFGTERDAARSLGARLVLAALAATLVYGLDPSRLAVFRLRATLASGDAAQRSAAVRLLARSGHRSFEGLDLSGLDLSRADLTQTSFRNARLAGADLSNAALMESTFGSADLTAANLRGADLTGSDTEQAIGWELAACDAATELPDDSACLLGHPARASQPSGDAAARSAHEGAAPAGAP
- the ptsP gene encoding phosphoenolpyruvate--protein phosphotransferase; protein product: MSGAAGRVGLVLVSHSRELAEATEALARQMTGEAVAIACAAGAGDGGAELGTDATAIAAAIERVCGPAGAVVLMDIGGAILSAETALELVDPAVAARTRLSGGPIVEGAIAAAVRAAAGGTLDQVAAETRQALAPKAEHLGEAERPAAAAGAATAPAATAATVELAIADPSGLHARPAARLITRAAAFDAAITLENVTAARGPVPASSLIVLASLGARRGDVLRLRATGRQAGEAVEALAALLQRDAPAAAHTAPPASCHAIPVAPGIALGPMVRLVRSVPEVPETTVDDPVAEAERLRRALDLAAQDLGSALRGTDILDAHQALLCDPALVDEAIGRIERERCNAAWAFRQAIDAAAAIYRQLDDPYLRAREADVHDVGDAVVRALLGGAAAVLPEGPPAVVVAEDLTPSEAARLEPGRVLGVIDRRGGPTSHAAILLRSAGIPAVAGAAALVPDIGGARAGLDGATGEVWLDPDPETTIELERRQAALRASRRPPGARDGRLRLACGREVELWANVAGASDARAAREAGALGIGLLRTEMLFLDRVDEPGEAEQAELLAEIFAAFAGAPIVVRTLDVGGDKALPYLELEAEANPSLGVRGVRLSLARPALLEAQLRAILVAGRGHDIRVLVPMVSTAAEVSAVRAALERAHEALAATGAAHRWPVATGIMVEVPSAALMAERLARQADFFSIGTNDLTQHTLAAERGHPRLHALADPAHPAVLRLVRAVVEAGHAARRPVSVCGEAAGDPGVAPLLVGLGVTRLSMCASAFDAVEDALAGASFADLAAIAEEALAVDDAAAARAAARRPG